TAAATTAGATTCCAGTAAACATGGCACACATTGAACTGTGAACATAACtagtgttgttttttattttaggaTTATTTCTACAAGAACTCTGATACTTTGGCCTTCAATGTCTATTATGGCTGCTGTGGGTCCCCTGATGCATCTACTATTAGTCGTCTGTGGAGGAAACATAAGCCAGGACTTCTTGAATTCCTCAGCATGTTTTCAGTGGGCATCAAAGGTGAGTGATATAATAATCTTCATCAACTACAAAGGCAGTAATAAGAAGTCAGCAGGCAGCCTTTGTATTTTGTGAGGTATGTCTTTTAAGAAATTGTTGGAATCTAAGAAATGACTTTTGATGTAGAGCTAGCTGTATAACACATGTGAATCAGTCCTATAGCTGTTCTTTGTTGACATCTTCAGGAACAGAACACCCAGATAAATCAAGGTTtccatatatacacacacacatttttgctTTGGAATATAATCCTATATAAGGCAAGACTGCATATAGTTTGAAATCTTGTCTTGAAGGTTCATGCAAAGATAGATGTACTCATTAATATACTTCACTTTTTATTCCAGGTCATGTAACAGATCTGGAAGGTTCCCCTCTAACTGGAGCCAAGATCTATGTCAAGGGCTCTCAACATGTGGTGACCTCAGGCGATCATGGGGCATGGTGGCGACCTCTGGCTGCTGGGCCACATGTGATCACTGTAGAAAGAGAGAACTACTATGCTGAGACCAAACTTGTGCAGGTTTTGAGTGCACAGACAGTTATGTTTGGATTGAGGAAAGATGACCGAGTATTGTCAATGCCAAGGACGGTGTTTGTGCTCTTTGCAGGTGGGTGTGGAGGCTGGCAGGGATGTGATATAGGAGGTGAATGTCAAAGAACAATTTCTACTGTCTAGGTTGTATCTACATACTAAGCAGTGGATATGTAACATGTTCATACCACTGACACCTGAAgttatctttccttaatttcttcttaatttctctcAACACTTTTATTCATGTGTAAATTTCTTAATTCATTCCCTTTAAAGTTTTGTTATGGTGCTGCTTCAATACTCTGTTTCCTTGGGTTCCAGTGCACTTATGTTTGCCATGCTCATGTATATGTATCCCTATAATCCCCAAAATATTGATTTGAAAAAGATTCCAAAtgtgttggttgtggtgatgagagaacagAATGAGATATCTTTATTCCTCTCATTTTGatggacaccaccaccacagtccaAACATTGGTCTAACCAGTACAAAGTTCAACATTTAGTACTTATGTTAaaggaatctttttttttattttcaggttCTGTAACACTGTTATTGATGGTGTGCTGCCTGTTCACTGCATCACTTCGCTCTCAGgcaaaccgaaaaaaaaaatatggatttCAGCAATTGGGTCACTCTGTGGACATATTCAATGATTCTCCATCTGCATCAGACGAAGAATCAGAAGTAAAGTTTCTGAGAGAGAGCACAAGACCAAAGATGAAAAGTAAGTGAAATATTATTACTTTGATAATATTATCAGTGCTGGCACATAATTATCTCATTCATTTTGAAAACATCTTTATAAAAATTGGGTGCCACAGTTGTAAAGGTGTTTTccattgaacacacacacattttttgagATTACGTGTGAGTTAGTAGTGTAGGGGCCAGTGGTTTAAGTCAGAAGTAGTGCAGCAAGCTacatatgtacttttttttttcaatttccagtagaacacaataaaaaaacaatagaagCATTCCCATCTGATTTGTTTCCAAAAATTTGTCATCATTGACTGCCATTGAagattgtatgtatgtagacTGTAGGGGATGAGGCCAAGAGGATGAGGCCAAAaggggggggatgggggagcagggacaagaggacaaaaaataaaaggatgaggaagaattGTTTATGTACAGAAGTAATAGAATATTAATTTCTTTGCATAGCACATctacatccttttattttttttcctctccatgtcctctcattctcttgtccctctcctccttgttcCCCTTCTCTTGGCCTCGCCCTCTTGTTCCCCTCCTCTTGGCCTCACCTTGCCCTCTTGTTCCCCCCTCTCTTGGCCTTGTCTTcttgtccccctcctccttgccttgTCGTCTTGTCCCCCTCCTCTTGGcctcgttgtcctcctccttttggcCTTTTCCTCTTGTCCCTTTCCTCCTGGCCTTGTCCtcttgtccctctcctcctggcCTTGTCTGTCCtcttgtccctctcctcctggcCTTGTCCTCTTGTGCCTCTCCTGGCCTTGTCCTCTTGTGCCTCTCCTCATGGCCTTGTCCTCTTGTCCCCCTCCTCTTGGCCTTGTCCtcttgtccctctcctcctcctggtcttgtCTTCTTGCCCTGCTCCTCTTGTCCCTGTCCTCATGGCCTTGTCCTCttgttcccctcttcctcctcttggccTTGTCCTCTTCTTGGCCTCTTCCTTTTGTCCCCATTCCTTTCTTATCCTTGACCTCTTGTCCCCCATTCCACATTTCTTGTCCTCTTGTCCCCTGTTCTtagcctcttcctcttgttattctcagtgctgtggagagagagagagagagagagagagagagagagagagagagagagagagagagagagagagagagagagagagagagagagagagagagagagagactgtttgtgtgtgtgtgttgctctaatgaatctctctctcttccacagaAAAGCGTGTCAACAGGCGTTCATATCATGACTTGGTGTCCAGCTCCTCAGATGAAGACGAGTTGTTCATTGATACTTTGACACAAAGCAAGAAGGCACTACGGTGATTCTTTACATTTTCAAACCACATACTCAAAAATCAAGATAGTATTTCTTTCGAGTTTTCACCTCGCATGGTAAAAACTTAATGATGCATGTTTGTAATTAACAagaaaatcatatatttttgcaGCTAATTAAATGAATGCCATTGCATTTGATTTCTGGGGTTGGTGATTCATTAGTTGTGTTCCActattcatttcctcatttacaGCTTGTTGCATTTGCCAGAAGCATTTAGACAGTAACATCTATTCCGGCTAAGTGATATAAGTAATATTGCTTGATGGTCTCTTATATGTGATGGTTAAACTACTTGGTGGAAAGGTGTTGGTGTCTGCTTCTTTTGGTGCTAGTACAAAAAGCACATAGATGAATGGAAATGTTCTTCAGACTGATGTAAATGAGGAAAATGGAAGTCATGTTGTGAAATGGCAGATTGATGTAAATAAGGGAAACAGGAAGGTCATGTTGTGAGATAGAAGTATTACTGATGAAAGATTTAATAACCAGAGTAATTGCTTGCCTCCATCCTTAAATAATAAAGTGAAATTAAAAaggatgagtctctctctctctctctctctctctctctctctctctctctctctctctctctctctctctcctgactgctatttttttctttttcttccttttgtccctttcctttttttttatcctctttcccTATTCCCTCTGTCTCGCATTTCTTACACTGTTTACCAGGCTGATATCCCATACAAAAATTTTCTTAACTGCCTGTTTACAATAGATGCACAATGTTGCACAATGTTATTATTAtggacattattattaattgtttttttttttttttttttttttttttgctttatataGTCTGGCATCATGTCAGGCAGAGGGAtgtgtggggaggagccttATTAATTTCCTATCTTGCTCACAGTAGTAGCTGATCTGTAGGATGGTCTGTCTACTGAAGCAAgtaatctcctcctcttccaccctgcTGTAACTCattgtacatacacacacacacacacacacacacacacacacacacacacacacacacacacacacacacacacacacacacacacacactttcttccaAAAGGTGATATGTAATCTAATCTTCATAACCTGTGACAATTGTTACCTGTGGCAGGGAAATGGTTATGAACATGCTTCCGTAGTTAATCTGTAATGCACAAAAGTTGAGAatgttatatttaaaaaaagatgaaagttgAGAATTTATATAAAAATTTTTAATCTACTTTGTTTTAAGAGAATGGCTTCAGATAAATGTAATTGTGATATTTTTATACTGTGCCTTAATTAAAATTTATAAATACCTGTACATGTTCCAAATAAATTATGCAAATTATCAAGAGCATGATTTTCCTGCAACTATTCACACATTTTCAGAAGACAGATTTTTATCAATTTTGTGCCACAGAAGGTGTTTTTCTTATAGTACAGAAAGAAGCCAAAGACATGCCTGTCAACACAAGCCAGAACTGAGCACAAAGATGTATGGAAACTATTGTGGGGTCCATGACAGCATATGGTTTGATAATGTACAAATTAAATACTTGTTATGAAGGAGGCTTCAAACTGTCCAAGCTGTGTAGGTGATCCTCCTAAAGTGACTTAGTTAGGGGAGGagcacttttcttcttcattgggGGCCAAGGGGCTTGCAGAgtggagtgaatgagtgtgaatgtgaaagttgtgtgtcTTGTCTTAgctaccttcctttttttgggGAGACACCCTTGGTATATGCATGTAAGCACAGTACATATTGAATAACTATCCTGATTACTAAGAAATTTGTGGATTAAATAACATACAAAATTTCTAATAATGAACCCCACCCTCCTGGTGCTACCCAGTCATGTTGATGCTCACCCGCCCACACACGCCATCACTAATCATGAACTATATCACAACATACACAGCTGGCATGCCATTAATTGACTCTGTTCCACATTACTCAtaagtttcagtgtttttgtatttttttgtatacttCACATTGTATTGTCAAAAGACTGAGAAGAACTGGCAGTAAATTACAATCTCcaagaaagagatgattaaGGAGTTTGACAGCAATGCTACCATCACGCTGgcaagttatatatattttgggtATTTTATTATTCAACTTTACAATACTCATACTGAATAAGACTTTCCATATTTTCCTGTTTCAAATACTGGACAAATCGCATTACGGACTGCTAATTAGAAGGAATTAAAGTTGTTGTGGATCACACtgcagagaaagatgaagaggggtGGGAGGCAGAAAGGCACACGAAGCAGGGAAGAAACTGACCTGATGTAAGGCAATGCTGGGTGCTAACGGGCAGTATCTTCTCAGAGATGGTCAGCTGGTGAGCAGGGCCTGTAAAACAAGGTGGTGAAATGTAATATGGACGGTGGTCCCTGAACTGTGAAGTCACTGGTAACATGGGATAGCacactgaaggaaaataagagagagagagagagagagagagagagagagagaatctggtgGTAACAATTGATATAACTTGATAGATCAGTAAGTAAGATAGAGGACTAGGAGAGAGTGGAATACGAGGGAAgaccaaaaaaagtatatatacgagtatatatatatatatatatatatat
This window of the Scylla paramamosain isolate STU-SP2022 chromosome 1, ASM3559412v1, whole genome shotgun sequence genome carries:
- the LOC135102870 gene encoding uncharacterized protein LOC135102870 isoform X6 — its product is MSSSGHTRRGTDRAVPDCTGRSSEGATSCQKGIILPEGPAHQLTISEKILPVSTQHCLTSVITCGPAARGRHHAP